In Camelina sativa cultivar DH55 chromosome 16, Cs, whole genome shotgun sequence, a single window of DNA contains:
- the LOC104753007 gene encoding pentatricopeptide repeat-containing protein At1g63130, mitochondrial-like isoform X2, with protein sequence MVKSRPLPSIIEFSKLLSAIAKMNKFDVVIFLGEQMQKLGIAHDLYTYSILINCFCRRSQLSLALALLGKMMKLGYEPNVVTLSSLVNGFYHGNRISDAVALVDQMVAMGYQPNTANVVIYSTVIDALCKYKHVDDALNLFNEMEKKGIRANVVTYSSLISCLCNYGRWTDASQLLRDMIEKKTNPNVVTFNALIDAFAKEGKLLEAEKLYKEMIKRSIDPDIVTYNSLINGFCMHDLLDKAKHMFEFMVSKDCLPNVVTYNTLIKGLCKSKRVEEGMQLFHEMSQMGLVGNTVTYTTLIQGFFQAGDCDYAQMVFKQMVSDRVPANLMTYNILLDGLCNNGKLETALVILKDMQKSEMELDIITYNTMIDGMCKAGKVGEAWDLFCSLSHKGVKPNVVAYTTMISGLCRKSLMQEADALFRKMKEDGILPDSGTYNTLIRAHLRDGEQAASAELINEMRSCGFAGDASTFGLVTNMLHDGRLDKSFLDMLS encoded by the exons ATGGTCAAGTCTCGTCCTTTGCCTTCCATCATTGAGTTCAGCAAACTGTTGAGTGCTATTGCTAAGATGAACAAGTTTGATGTTGTCATCTTCTTGGGAGAGCAGATGCAAAAGCTGGGAATTGCACATGATCTCTATACTTACAGTATTCTCATTAACTGTTTCTGCCGACGCTCTCAGCTCTCTCTTGCTTTAGCTCTTCttgggaagatgatgaaactcggTTATGAGCCCAATGTTGTCACACTTTCTTCTCTTGTCAATGGTTTCTATCACGGGAATAGGATTTCTGATGCCGTAGCTTTGGTTGATCAGATGGTGGCAATGGGATATCAACCTAATACT GCGAATGTAGTCATCTACAGCACAGTCATCGATGCTCTTTGCAAATACAAACATGTGGATGATGCACTCAACTTGTTCAAcgaaatggagaagaaaggaaTTAGAGCCAATGTTGTTACCTACAGCTCCCTCATTAGTTGCCTTTGTAATTACGGAAGATGGACTGATGCCTCTCAACTACTTAGAGATATGATTGAAAAGAAAACCAACCCCAATGTAGTTACGTTCAATGCATTGATCGATGCCTTTGCAAAGGAGgggaagcttctagaagctgAAAAGTTGTACAAGGAGATGATCAAAAGGTCTATAGATCCTGATATTGTCACTTATAATTCATTGATCAATGGGTTTTGTATGCACGATCTCCTAGACAAGGCTAAGCATATGTTTGAATTCATGGTTAGCAAGGATTGCCTCCCAAATGTAGTGACATATAATACTCTCATAAAGGGGCTCTGTAAGTCTAAGAGAGTAGAAGAAGGTATGCAACTCTTCCACGAGATGTCTCAAATGGGATTGGTTGGCAACACAGTCACTTACACCACTCTTATCCAAGGGTTTTTTCAAGCTGGCGACTGTGATTATGCCCAAATGGTATTCAAACAGATGGTTTCTGATCGTGTGCCTGCCAATCTTATGACGTACAACATATTATTAGATGGGCTTTGTAATAACGGGAAGCTAGAGACAGCATTGGTCATACTCAAGGACATGCAAAAGAGTGAAATGGAACTTGATATTATTACATATAATACTATGATTGATGGGATGTGCAAGGCTGGTAAGGTGGGAGAAGCGTGGGATTTGTTTTGTAGCCTCAGCCATAAAGGAGTTAAGCCTAATGTTGTAGCCTACACAACAATGATCTCAGGATTATGTAGGAAAAGCTTAATGCAAGAAGCGGATGCCTTGttcagaaaaatgaaagaagatgggATTCTCCCAGATAGTGGTACCTATAATACGCTGATTAGGGCGCACCTTAGAGATGGTGAACAAGCCGCATCAGCAGAACTCATCAACGAAATGAGAAGTTGCGGGTTTGCTGGAGATGCTTCGACCTTTGGCTTGGTGACTAATATGTTACATGATGGGAGATTGGACAAAAGCTTCCTCGATATGCTTTCTTAA
- the LOC104753007 gene encoding pentatricopeptide repeat-containing protein At1g63070, mitochondrial-like isoform X1, whose translation MVKSRPLPSIIEFSKLLSAIAKMNKFDVVIFLGEQMQKLGIAHDLYTYSILINCFCRRSQLSLALALLGKMMKLGYEPNVVTLSSLVNGFYHGNRISDAVALVDQMVAMGYQPNTVTFNTLIHGLFLHNKASEAVALVDRMVQRGCQPDLVTYGVVVNGLCKRGDIDLALNLLMKMDEGKIEANVVIYSTVIDALCKYKHVDDALNLFNEMEKKGIRANVVTYSSLISCLCNYGRWTDASQLLRDMIEKKTNPNVVTFNALIDAFAKEGKLLEAEKLYKEMIKSKDCLPNVVTYNTLIKGLCKSKRVEEGMQLFHEMSQMGLVGNTVTYTTLIQGFFQAGDCDYAQMVFKQMVSDRVPANLMTYNILLDGLCNNGKLETALVILKDMQKSEMELDIITYNTMIDGMCKAGKVGEAWDLFCSLSHKGVKPNVVAYTTMISGLCRKSLMQEADALFRKMKEDGILPDSGTYNTLIRAHLRDGEQAASAELINEMRSCGFAGDASTFGLVTNMLHDGRLDKSFLDMLS comes from the exons ATGGTCAAGTCTCGTCCTTTGCCTTCCATCATTGAGTTCAGCAAACTGTTGAGTGCTATTGCTAAGATGAACAAGTTTGATGTTGTCATCTTCTTGGGAGAGCAGATGCAAAAGCTGGGAATTGCACATGATCTCTATACTTACAGTATTCTCATTAACTGTTTCTGCCGACGCTCTCAGCTCTCTCTTGCTTTAGCTCTTCttgggaagatgatgaaactcggTTATGAGCCCAATGTTGTCACACTTTCTTCTCTTGTCAATGGTTTCTATCACGGGAATAGGATTTCTGATGCCGTAGCTTTGGTTGATCAGATGGTGGCAATGGGATATCAACCTAATACTGTTACATTTAACACTCTTATCCATGGCCTTTTTCTTCACAACAAAGCTTCAGAAGCAGTGGCTTTAGTTGACCGGATGGTTCAAAGAGGTTGTCAACCAGATCTGGTTACTTACGGTGTGGTGGTAAACGGATTATGTAAGAGAGGTGATATTGATTTGGCTTTAAATCTGCTCATGAAGATGGATGAAGGGAAAATAGAGGCGAATGTAGTCATCTACAGCACAGTCATCGATGCTCTTTGCAAATACAAACATGTGGATGATGCACTCAACTTGTTCAAcgaaatggagaagaaaggaaTTAGAGCCAATGTTGTTACCTACAGCTCCCTCATTAGTTGCCTTTGTAATTACGGAAGATGGACTGATGCCTCTCAACTACTTAGAGATATGATTGAAAAGAAAACCAACCCCAATGTAGTTACGTTCAATGCATTGATCGATGCCTTTGCAAAGGAGgggaagcttctagaagctgAAAAGTTGTACAAGGAGATGATCAAAAG CAAGGATTGCCTCCCAAATGTAGTGACATATAATACTCTCATAAAGGGGCTCTGTAAGTCTAAGAGAGTAGAAGAAGGTATGCAACTCTTCCACGAGATGTCTCAAATGGGATTGGTTGGCAACACAGTCACTTACACCACTCTTATCCAAGGGTTTTTTCAAGCTGGCGACTGTGATTATGCCCAAATGGTATTCAAACAGATGGTTTCTGATCGTGTGCCTGCCAATCTTATGACGTACAACATATTATTAGATGGGCTTTGTAATAACGGGAAGCTAGAGACAGCATTGGTCATACTCAAGGACATGCAAAAGAGTGAAATGGAACTTGATATTATTACATATAATACTATGATTGATGGGATGTGCAAGGCTGGTAAGGTGGGAGAAGCGTGGGATTTGTTTTGTAGCCTCAGCCATAAAGGAGTTAAGCCTAATGTTGTAGCCTACACAACAATGATCTCAGGATTATGTAGGAAAAGCTTAATGCAAGAAGCGGATGCCTTGttcagaaaaatgaaagaagatgggATTCTCCCAGATAGTGGTACCTATAATACGCTGATTAGGGCGCACCTTAGAGATGGTGAACAAGCCGCATCAGCAGAACTCATCAACGAAATGAGAAGTTGCGGGTTTGCTGGAGATGCTTCGACCTTTGGCTTGGTGACTAATATGTTACATGATGGGAGATTGGACAAAAGCTTCCTCGATATGCTTTCTTAA